In the genome of Rhodamnia argentea isolate NSW1041297 chromosome 3, ASM2092103v1, whole genome shotgun sequence, one region contains:
- the LOC125314182 gene encoding RING-H2 finger protein ATL47-like gives MARLSNRQARPSLLNNDDRTPWLGRPTSPSDRGSISPSGGNAGGLSKRAKLGILLGLVLPSLLCISGLAFYLSWRARVSEHRDPLDQRPNGNNHENDAADTTSPLSPSRETRHASNGITGIDLATIESYPKIRIDDDGQVPRPNDNVCTICLSEYQPKEMLRTIPKCGHYFHAQCIDLWLRRNASCPLCRDHKGSSDSMTASN, from the exons ATGGCGAGGCTAAGCAATCGTCAAGCGAGGCCAAGCTTACTCAACAACGACGACAGGACGCCATGGCTGgggaggccgacctcgccgagCGATCGTGGCTCGATCTCGCCCAGCGGTGGCAATGCCGGTG GGCTTTCAAAGCGTGCCAAGTTGGGGATACTCCTCGGCCTCGTGTTGCCCTcgcttctttgcatttccggACTCGCGTTCTACTTAAGCTGGCGCGCTCGAGTCTCCGAGCATCGCGATCCTCTCGATCAACGTCCTAATGGCAACAACCACGAAAACGACGCGGCAGACACCACATCTCCTTTGAGTCCTTCGAGAGAAACTCGACACGCCTCCAATGGCATCACGGGCATCGATTTAGCTACGATAGAATCTTATCCGAAGATTCGAATCGATGACGATGGACAAGTACCCAGGCCGAACGACAACGTTTGCACAATATGCTTGTCAGAGTACCAGCCCAAGGAAATGCTCCGGACCATCCCCAAGTGTGGACACTACTTCCATGCACAGTGCATCGATTTGTGGCTCAGGCGGAACGCTTCATGCCCGTTGTGCCGCGATCACAAGGG